A genome region from Chryseobacterium sp. G0186 includes the following:
- a CDS encoding RsiV family protein, whose protein sequence is MKNTIAVLALSSFFVFSACKKKEAVATSTEKTQDKKSDELVVDSIIVKDSTKITDSLKLAFTSKLLIFPTLKDKALLDSIYFHHDNVKDFSKSGLQTYVENEKNSYFNTMKNDNKDWYSDITYAQQWYSSSYMNLKSNTNGYMHIQYTGSAYIGGAHDEYGFSERVFDLNHNKKLELKDITTMPNNKLEALLMKNIDKINTGGMDGDNEVKNSEMLLVEKIPASDNFYFDQKNLYFHYSPYEIAAFAAGDITIPISWDELKGTLNAEFKERMKIK, encoded by the coding sequence ATGAAAAACACCATTGCCGTGCTGGCGCTTTCTTCGTTCTTTGTTTTTTCTGCCTGTAAGAAAAAAGAAGCAGTAGCGACTTCTACAGAGAAAACCCAAGATAAAAAATCTGATGAATTGGTAGTAGATTCAATTATTGTGAAAGATTCTACCAAAATTACCGATTCATTAAAACTTGCCTTTACTTCAAAACTGTTGATATTTCCTACATTAAAGGATAAGGCACTTTTAGACAGTATTTATTTTCATCACGATAATGTAAAGGATTTTTCTAAATCCGGATTGCAGACTTATGTGGAGAACGAAAAAAATTCTTATTTCAATACCATGAAAAATGATAATAAAGATTGGTATTCAGATATTACTTACGCCCAGCAATGGTATTCAAGTTCTTATATGAACCTGAAGTCCAATACCAACGGCTATATGCATATTCAATATACCGGAAGTGCTTATATAGGAGGAGCTCATGATGAATATGGATTTTCAGAACGGGTTTTTGACCTTAATCATAACAAAAAGCTAGAATTAAAAGATATTACCACAATGCCCAACAATAAACTTGAGGCACTTCTGATGAAGAATATTGATAAGATCAACACCGGAGGAATGGATGGAGATAATGAAGTAAAAAACTCAGAAATGCTGTTGGTAGAAAAGATTCCGGCTTCAGATAATTTTTATTTTGATCAGAAAAATCTGTATTTTCACTACAGTCCCTACGAAATTGCTGCTTTTGCTGCCGGAGATATCACCATTCCTATTTCATGGGATGAGCTGAAAGGCACATTAAATGCAGAATTTAAAGAAAGAATGAAAATTAAGTAA
- a CDS encoding diacylglycerol/lipid kinase family protein, translating into MEKVAFIINPFSAKKNYQPFLNELKNKVGNPLYYVSESIPGTDEFIKTHFDEVDIFVAIGGDGTISTVAKNLIFTDKILAIFPAGSGNGFSNETRFSKNLDELLEKIKAKQSRKIDTFTVNDRLSINVSGTGFDGKVVKEFEKTSRGFKNYIKVSLKTFFNYRPIKVTFLEEEHKQYNGRYLMLNIANTRQFGNNAYIAPKASKSDGLVDMVLVKKFPLTYSALFAFRMFTKRLKDDEYVTYLPVSEISFKVNTKNWHLDGEFNKIESPIHVKVQPASLNILV; encoded by the coding sequence ATGGAAAAAGTAGCTTTTATCATCAATCCTTTTTCGGCCAAAAAGAATTATCAGCCGTTTTTGAACGAACTTAAAAATAAAGTTGGTAATCCCCTGTATTATGTTTCCGAATCTATTCCGGGAACAGATGAATTTATCAAAACTCATTTTGATGAAGTAGACATCTTTGTGGCCATTGGAGGAGATGGAACCATTTCCACTGTAGCCAAAAATTTGATCTTTACAGACAAGATTCTGGCCATTTTTCCGGCAGGTTCCGGTAACGGATTTTCCAATGAAACCCGTTTCAGTAAGAATCTGGATGAACTTTTAGAAAAAATAAAGGCAAAACAATCCAGGAAGATTGATACTTTTACAGTCAATGACAGGCTTTCCATCAATGTTTCAGGAACAGGGTTCGATGGTAAAGTCGTTAAAGAGTTTGAAAAGACCAGCCGTGGTTTCAAAAACTATATCAAGGTTTCCCTGAAGACTTTCTTCAATTATAGACCCATTAAGGTTACTTTTCTTGAAGAAGAACACAAGCAATACAATGGCAGATACCTTATGCTGAACATTGCGAACACCCGCCAGTTTGGAAACAATGCCTATATTGCTCCCAAAGCAAGCAAAAGTGACGGCTTGGTCGATATGGTTTTGGTTAAAAAGTTTCCACTGACCTATTCTGCCTTATTTGCATTCAGAATGTTTACCAAAAGACTCAAGGATGATGAATATGTTACCTATCTTCCGGTTTCCGAAATTTCATTTAAAGTCAATACAAAAAACTGGCATCTGGATGGTGAATTTAATAAAATAGAATCACCCATTCACGTTAAAGTACAGCCTGCCAGCCTGAATATTCTTGTGTAA
- a CDS encoding dicarboxylate/amino acid:cation symporter, with protein MKSKKIYNQLYFQVIIAIVAGILLGRFSPELGEKMKPLGDGFIKLVKMIIAPVIFITLTLGIAHMTDLKKVGRIAIKAMIYFFTFSTLALIIGLFVGNILQPGHGLNIDPKTLTGDVAQYQEKAHESTLTGFIMNIIPETLFSPLVGENILQVLLVAILMGTALVLTKEKSQKVTDFLQDLSTPIFKIVHMLMKLAPIGAFGAMAFTIGKYGLHSVLNLIFLVATFYITSFLFIVLVLGSVAWYNGFNIFKLLIYLKEELLLVLGTSSSESALPGIMEKMEKAGCSRAIVGLVVPTGYSFNLDGTNIYMTLASLFIAQALNIHLPIEKQLMLLLVAMLSSKGAAGVTGAGFVTLAATLAVVPEIPIAGMTLILGIDKFMSECRALTNVIGNSVATVVVANWEKQLDKEQFHYCLNHPDEIEKQLEV; from the coding sequence TTGAAATCAAAAAAAATATATAACCAGCTTTATTTCCAGGTTATTATAGCCATAGTTGCAGGTATTCTTCTTGGAAGATTCTCTCCTGAATTGGGAGAAAAAATGAAACCTTTAGGAGATGGTTTTATCAAATTGGTAAAGATGATCATTGCTCCGGTCATTTTCATCACCCTTACCTTGGGAATTGCCCATATGACAGATCTCAAAAAAGTGGGGAGAATTGCTATAAAAGCAATGATTTACTTTTTTACATTTTCCACCTTAGCGCTTATCATTGGTCTGTTTGTAGGAAATATTTTACAACCAGGCCACGGCTTGAATATCGACCCTAAAACTCTTACAGGAGACGTCGCTCAATATCAGGAGAAAGCCCACGAGTCAACACTTACGGGTTTTATTATGAATATTATTCCTGAAACTCTTTTTAGTCCGTTAGTTGGGGAAAATATTCTTCAGGTTCTACTGGTAGCTATTTTAATGGGTACTGCACTGGTTCTTACAAAGGAAAAGAGCCAGAAAGTGACTGATTTTCTTCAGGATCTATCAACTCCTATATTCAAGATTGTTCATATGCTAATGAAGCTTGCACCTATAGGAGCCTTTGGTGCTATGGCCTTTACCATTGGAAAATATGGGCTGCATTCTGTATTGAATCTTATATTCCTGGTTGCCACATTTTATATTACTTCTTTTCTTTTCATTGTTTTGGTCTTAGGATCTGTAGCCTGGTACAATGGCTTTAATATTTTTAAATTATTAATTTATCTTAAGGAAGAACTTCTTTTAGTGTTGGGAACCAGCTCTTCAGAATCTGCACTTCCGGGAATTATGGAAAAAATGGAAAAAGCAGGCTGCTCGCGGGCAATAGTAGGGCTCGTAGTTCCTACAGGATATTCTTTTAATCTGGATGGAACGAATATTTATATGACGCTGGCTTCTCTCTTTATAGCTCAGGCACTCAACATTCATCTTCCTATTGAGAAACAACTGATGCTTCTTTTGGTAGCCATGTTAAGTTCAAAGGGGGCAGCTGGTGTTACTGGAGCGGGATTTGTTACCTTGGCCGCAACCTTGGCTGTTGTTCCGGAAATCCCTATTGCAGGAATGACCTTAATTCTTGGAATAGACAAATTTATGAGTGAATGCAGAGCTCTTACCAATGTAATCGGTAATTCTGTAGCTACGGTAGTAGTTGCCAATTGGGAAAAACAGCTTGACAAGGAACAGTTCCATTATTGCCTGAACCATCCTGATGAGATTGAAAAACAGTTGGAAGTATGA
- the ggt gene encoding gamma-glutamyltransferase, protein MKKILIASVLLMSQVGWAQFKDFNIVKEVQVKNKGVVVSAHPLASEAGAKIMKMGGNAYDAVTATQYALAVVYPQAGNIGGGGFLVGVKNNGEKFTLDYRETAPKKASRDMYLDKNGKANTDLSQNGRLAVGIPGSVAGFFATLKYCKLPMEKIIQPAIDLAEQGFAITDKEAEMLNNQREKFQKHNKSSIIFVKDTPWKAGDILVQKDLAETLKLIQKLGAKGFYEGKTADLLVAEMKRGNGIITLEDLKNYKVAERKALEFEYKGSNVVSMPLPSSGGLLLAQMLRMASFENLEKYQQNSTKAVQIMTEAERRAFADRAEYMGDPDFIEDKTPYLISDEYLKKRWKSFSFDKATPSAEVGKIIPQPKESTQTTHISVLDKDGNAASVTTTLNGYYGSKVLVSGAGFFLNNEMDDFSIKPGIPNMFGAVGGEANSIQPNKRMLSSMTPTILLKNGKPYMVVGTPGGTTIPTSVYQSIVNVVDFKLNANISVNAPKFHHQWLPETITVENNFPESTISELKSKNYTIEKTKYIGKTEMIVIDENGNIHAVADGRGDDSVAVE, encoded by the coding sequence ATGAAGAAGATTTTAATTGCTTCGGTCTTATTAATGAGCCAAGTTGGCTGGGCCCAGTTCAAAGACTTTAATATTGTAAAGGAAGTACAGGTAAAAAACAAAGGCGTTGTGGTTTCCGCACACCCCTTAGCCAGTGAAGCAGGTGCTAAAATCATGAAAATGGGCGGAAATGCCTATGATGCTGTCACTGCTACGCAATACGCATTAGCTGTAGTTTACCCACAGGCTGGAAATATCGGTGGTGGTGGCTTTTTGGTTGGCGTTAAAAATAATGGTGAAAAATTCACACTGGACTACAGGGAAACTGCTCCTAAAAAAGCTTCCAGAGATATGTACCTGGATAAAAACGGAAAAGCAAATACGGATCTTTCACAAAACGGAAGATTAGCGGTAGGGATCCCTGGAAGTGTAGCGGGTTTTTTTGCTACCCTAAAGTATTGTAAGCTTCCTATGGAAAAAATTATTCAACCTGCCATTGATCTGGCTGAGCAAGGATTTGCCATTACAGACAAGGAAGCCGAAATGTTGAATAACCAGAGAGAAAAGTTTCAGAAACATAATAAATCTTCCATCATTTTTGTAAAGGATACTCCGTGGAAGGCCGGTGATATTTTAGTTCAGAAAGACTTGGCAGAAACATTAAAGCTGATCCAGAAATTAGGAGCAAAAGGGTTCTACGAAGGAAAAACAGCGGATCTTTTGGTTGCAGAAATGAAAAGAGGAAACGGAATTATCACCCTGGAAGATCTCAAAAATTATAAGGTTGCAGAAAGAAAAGCCCTGGAGTTTGAATACAAGGGAAGTAATGTTGTTTCTATGCCTTTACCTTCAAGTGGCGGACTTCTTTTGGCTCAAATGCTGAGAATGGCCAGTTTTGAAAATCTTGAAAAATACCAGCAGAACTCTACAAAAGCTGTTCAGATCATGACTGAGGCTGAAAGAAGAGCTTTTGCAGACAGAGCTGAATATATGGGAGATCCGGATTTTATTGAGGATAAAACTCCTTATCTGATCTCTGATGAGTACTTGAAAAAAAGATGGAAAAGCTTTAGTTTCGATAAGGCTACTCCAAGTGCAGAGGTTGGTAAGATCATCCCACAGCCAAAAGAATCTACACAGACTACTCATATTTCTGTGCTTGACAAAGATGGCAACGCAGCTTCTGTAACGACTACTCTTAACGGATATTACGGAAGTAAGGTTCTGGTTTCCGGAGCCGGTTTCTTCTTAAATAATGAAATGGATGATTTCTCCATCAAGCCGGGTATTCCGAATATGTTTGGAGCGGTAGGTGGTGAAGCGAATTCTATTCAACCTAATAAGAGGATGCTTTCTTCCATGACCCCAACAATTCTTCTTAAAAATGGAAAACCTTATATGGTTGTAGGAACTCCGGGAGGAACTACGATTCCTACTTCGGTGTATCAGTCTATTGTGAATGTGGTAGATTTTAAATTAAATGCCAATATTTCAGTAAATGCTCCTAAATTCCATCATCAATGGCTTCCAGAGACTATTACCGTAGAAAACAACTTTCCCGAAAGTACTATCTCTGAGCTGAAAAGCAAGAACTACACTATTGAAAAGACAAAATATATCGGAAAAACAGAAATGATTGTTATTGACGAAAACGGAAATATTCATGCTGTGGCAGATGGCCGTGGAGATGACTCTGTTGCTGTAGAATAG
- a CDS encoding TonB-dependent receptor plug domain-containing protein, which translates to MRKKYQKITSFGGLFLVSVNVYAQTGDSIKVKAVDEVKITVGSRNKSRVATDTPVPVDVINIGSQAVLSPQMDLNQILNYAAPSFTSNSTTVADGTDHVDPAQLRGLGPDQVLVLLNGKRRHTSSLVNINGSPGRGSVGTDLNAIPAFAIERLEVLRDGASAQYGSDAIAGVINVIMKKNTNSLTAAITGGGFNSKGANDHRGGWDGEKYQVDLNYGAKLGSTGFVNVTASFLNRAPTGRAGTAAGDIFNAYNAIEKRALENGVDINSLFGNIGNTSNTQQIINYIHQYAPYVSYFNPAMVASIQNANTIPQLQSILKADVTDNELAYRGLQRNDFNMRVGQSKLGSGQLFINSEFDISTSVRGYAFGGISYRQGDAAGFYRRPNQSRTPTSLYPNGFLPEITSDVIDLSFAAGLKGKIGSVNYDVSNTFGQNTFDYIIKNTANTSMLNSNKREFRAGGLGFSQNTINADFDTRFDWLKGLNVAFGGEVRLEKYKIENGEEASWALYDINGNIQTPQTAALLKPTDFMGATRPGGAQVFPGFRPENALKKGRHSVAAYLDTELDVTDRWLVSAALRFENYSDFGSTFNYKIASRYKLTDNINIRAAHSTGFRAPSLQQIYFNATATQFVGGTAYEVGTFSNDSNVAQILGIPQLKQEESKGFSAGFTAKIPNANLTFTVDGYYIKIKNRVVLTDQFSRPTGAFPVGSPQYQLQQGFDQANANAATFFANAIDTQTKGIEGVISHKFKASEKVSLNSDLAVTVSKTNRVGDIHGSDILIKAGQVNRYYSETSRVYLEEAVPRFKASLNNYLGIGNFNILLRNVYFGKVTDPNTTDVNGDGVVDSNMSNGQMIPLEHPVWSAKIITDLSVGYKFTKEFSVTIGANNLFDIYPDRNFGPRALKTPSVDASGNSISNIDLSNQDQFVYSRNVSQFGMNGRFLFARINLNL; encoded by the coding sequence ATGAGAAAAAAATATCAAAAAATAACTTCTTTTGGAGGGCTGTTTTTAGTTTCGGTCAATGTATACGCACAAACAGGAGATTCTATAAAGGTGAAAGCTGTAGATGAAGTAAAAATTACAGTGGGATCCAGAAATAAAAGCAGGGTCGCTACAGACACACCGGTTCCTGTGGATGTGATTAATATTGGATCTCAAGCGGTACTTAGTCCTCAAATGGATCTTAATCAGATTTTAAATTATGCAGCTCCCTCCTTTACATCCAATTCTACAACGGTTGCAGATGGAACGGATCATGTAGATCCTGCTCAGTTGAGAGGGCTGGGGCCTGATCAGGTCTTGGTACTCTTGAATGGAAAAAGAAGACATACTTCCTCCCTGGTCAATATTAATGGTTCACCCGGGAGAGGATCGGTAGGGACGGATTTGAATGCAATTCCTGCTTTTGCCATTGAAAGACTCGAAGTATTAAGAGATGGTGCTTCTGCACAATATGGCTCTGATGCAATAGCTGGTGTTATTAACGTTATTATGAAAAAGAATACCAATAGTCTCACTGCGGCTATTACCGGAGGTGGTTTTAATTCAAAAGGGGCTAACGATCACCGTGGTGGATGGGATGGAGAAAAATATCAGGTTGACCTTAACTATGGAGCAAAGCTGGGTTCAACCGGATTTGTAAATGTTACAGCAAGTTTTCTGAACCGGGCTCCTACAGGAAGGGCTGGTACTGCAGCAGGTGATATTTTTAATGCGTATAATGCCATTGAGAAACGAGCGTTGGAAAATGGAGTGGATATTAATTCTTTATTCGGGAATATCGGCAATACTTCAAATACTCAACAGATTATTAATTATATTCATCAGTATGCTCCCTACGTGAGCTATTTTAATCCTGCGATGGTGGCAAGCATACAGAATGCCAATACAATTCCTCAATTACAATCAATTTTAAAAGCTGATGTTACCGATAATGAATTAGCGTACAGAGGCCTTCAAAGAAATGATTTTAATATGAGGGTGGGACAGTCAAAGCTAGGTTCAGGGCAGCTTTTCATCAATTCTGAATTTGATATTTCCACATCGGTAAGAGGGTATGCTTTTGGGGGGATTTCTTACAGACAGGGAGATGCCGCCGGATTTTACAGAAGACCAAATCAGAGCAGAACGCCAACCTCACTTTATCCCAATGGTTTTCTTCCTGAAATTACTTCTGATGTAATTGATCTTTCGTTTGCTGCCGGTTTAAAAGGAAAAATTGGAAGTGTAAACTATGATGTCAGCAATACATTTGGACAGAATACATTCGATTATATTATAAAAAATACTGCTAATACTTCGATGTTGAACTCAAATAAGAGGGAGTTCAGAGCCGGTGGTTTAGGTTTTTCACAAAATACCATCAATGCAGACTTTGATACCAGATTCGATTGGCTGAAAGGACTTAATGTAGCTTTTGGAGGAGAGGTAAGACTAGAAAAGTATAAAATAGAAAATGGCGAGGAGGCTTCCTGGGCTCTTTATGATATCAATGGAAATATTCAAACTCCACAAACTGCTGCTTTGTTGAAGCCTACAGATTTTATGGGAGCAACAAGACCGGGAGGGGCGCAGGTTTTTCCCGGATTTAGACCGGAAAATGCATTGAAAAAGGGAAGACATTCAGTAGCAGCCTATCTTGATACAGAATTGGATGTTACAGACCGTTGGTTGGTGAGTGCAGCATTGAGGTTTGAAAACTATTCAGATTTTGGTTCTACTTTCAATTATAAAATTGCTTCCAGATATAAGCTTACGGATAATATCAATATACGGGCAGCACATTCTACTGGGTTTAGGGCCCCTTCTCTACAACAGATTTACTTTAATGCAACGGCCACTCAATTTGTGGGAGGAACGGCTTATGAAGTGGGAACATTCTCCAATGATTCTAATGTTGCGCAGATTTTAGGAATTCCTCAATTGAAGCAAGAAGAATCTAAAGGTTTTTCTGCAGGTTTTACGGCTAAAATACCCAATGCTAACTTAACATTCACTGTAGATGGGTATTATATCAAAATAAAAAACAGGGTTGTTTTAACAGATCAGTTTTCCAGGCCAACAGGAGCATTTCCGGTAGGAAGCCCTCAATATCAACTTCAGCAGGGATTTGATCAAGCTAATGCTAATGCGGCAACATTCTTTGCGAATGCTATTGATACACAGACTAAAGGAATAGAAGGGGTGATTTCCCATAAATTTAAGGCTTCTGAAAAAGTATCATTAAATTCCGATTTGGCAGTAACAGTTTCTAAAACGAACAGAGTGGGAGATATTCATGGCTCTGATATTTTAATTAAGGCAGGACAGGTTAATCGGTATTACTCAGAAACGAGTCGTGTTTATCTGGAAGAAGCGGTTCCAAGGTTTAAGGCTTCCCTGAATAACTATTTAGGAATCGGTAACTTCAATATTCTTCTGAGGAATGTTTATTTTGGAAAAGTGACAGATCCTAATACAACAGATGTTAACGGAGATGGCGTGGTGGATAGTAATATGAGTAATGGGCAAATGATTCCTCTTGAACATCCCGTATGGTCCGCCAAAATAATTACGGATTTGTCAGTTGGATATAAATTCACAAAAGAATTTAGCGTAACAATTGGGGCTAATAATTTATTTGATATCTATCCTGACAGGAATTTTGGACCAAGAGCTTTAAAAACGCCCTCAGTGGATGCTTCCGGAAACTCTATTAGTAATATAGATCTTTCCAATCAGGATCAGTTTGTATACTCAAGAAACGTTTCTCAGTTTGGGATGAATGGAAGATTTCTGTTTGCAAGAATAAATCTGAACCTGTAA
- a CDS encoding NAD-dependent epimerase/dehydratase family protein, whose protein sequence is MESYTERILITGALGQIGTELTNRLVEIHGAENVVASGLDRWQEGITSAGHYERMDVTNTQLVRQVIKDYDITTVYHLASLLSGTSEKQPIFAWKLNLEPLLHFCEMAKEGLLKKIFWPSSIAVFGKGIPKHEVGQDVVLNPTTVYGISKMAGEKWCEYYFDKYGVDVRSIRYPGLISWKTPAGGGTTDYAVEIFYKAIEEGKYTSFISEDTGMPMLYMDDAINATLQLMDAPKENVKVRSSYNLGGMSFTPKELAEEIKKEIPDFTIDYNPDFRQAIADSWPASIDDSVAKKDWGLTYDFGISEMSKDMIKNLKVKLAKH, encoded by the coding sequence ATGGAATCCTATACGGAAAGAATATTGATTACAGGTGCCTTGGGACAAATCGGCACGGAACTTACCAACAGACTTGTTGAGATTCATGGAGCGGAAAATGTAGTGGCTTCAGGACTGGACAGATGGCAGGAGGGAATTACCTCTGCAGGACACTATGAAAGAATGGACGTTACTAATACCCAATTAGTAAGACAGGTGATTAAGGATTATGATATCACTACGGTGTATCACTTGGCATCCCTTTTATCCGGAACTTCTGAAAAGCAGCCTATTTTCGCTTGGAAATTAAATCTTGAACCACTTCTTCATTTTTGTGAAATGGCTAAGGAGGGGCTTCTTAAAAAGATCTTCTGGCCAAGCTCAATCGCTGTGTTTGGAAAAGGAATTCCAAAACATGAAGTGGGTCAGGATGTAGTGTTGAATCCAACAACTGTTTACGGAATCTCTAAAATGGCAGGGGAGAAGTGGTGCGAATACTATTTCGATAAATATGGAGTGGACGTAAGAAGTATCAGATACCCTGGATTGATCTCTTGGAAGACTCCGGCTGGTGGTGGAACAACTGACTATGCTGTTGAGATTTTCTATAAGGCAATTGAAGAAGGGAAATATACAAGCTTCATTTCTGAAGATACAGGAATGCCGATGTTGTATATGGATGATGCCATCAACGCAACCTTACAACTAATGGATGCACCGAAAGAAAATGTAAAGGTTCGTTCATCTTATAATTTAGGAGGAATGTCATTTACCCCGAAAGAATTGGCAGAAGAAATCAAGAAGGAAATTCCTGATTTTACGATCGATTATAATCCAGATTTCAGACAGGCCATTGCAGATTCTTGGCCGGCATCTATTGATGATTCTGTCGCTAAAAAAGACTGGGGATTGACTTATGATTTCGGGATTTCTGAAATGTCAAAGGACATGATTAAGAATTTGAAAGTAAAATTAGCTAAGCATTAA
- a CDS encoding polysaccharide deacetylase family protein: MVLLTFNIANIEAEVKNGFRMTDDERLKITENNTRAILRILDIHDVKASFFVEVSLTEKLQNLIKAISSQGHEIAFYNKGSNLAEIENAKKNIQDLLEKQIRGIRQKDVKIPQEDLKMLEFNYVSNIDNANILFPFKRLKRDTEITEEDGLSIVPESISPYSQLPYNDFVFQILPMKYYQNMVLETLQNEEFVLIYLNAWQFTDFKKYRFDIPFYRSLFLGKKMEDKLGALLSFLNEREMAASRMKDYIF; this comes from the coding sequence ATGGTATTATTGACTTTTAACATCGCAAATATTGAAGCCGAAGTAAAAAATGGCTTCAGAATGACGGATGATGAAAGACTGAAAATCACAGAAAATAATACCAGGGCAATTTTAAGAATTTTAGATATTCATGATGTGAAAGCAAGTTTTTTTGTAGAGGTTTCCCTTACTGAAAAACTGCAGAATCTTATAAAGGCAATTTCATCCCAAGGGCATGAAATTGCCTTTTATAACAAAGGCTCAAATCTTGCAGAAATTGAGAATGCAAAGAAGAATATTCAGGATCTTTTGGAAAAACAGATCAGGGGAATTCGTCAAAAAGATGTAAAGATTCCACAGGAAGATTTGAAAATGTTGGAGTTTAATTATGTGTCCAATATTGATAATGCCAATATTCTTTTTCCTTTCAAGCGTCTGAAAAGAGATACGGAAATTACCGAAGAGGACGGACTGAGTATTGTTCCGGAAAGTATCTCTCCTTACAGCCAGTTGCCATACAATGATTTTGTATTTCAGATTCTGCCGATGAAGTATTACCAGAATATGGTACTGGAAACATTGCAGAATGAAGAGTTTGTTTTAATCTACCTTAATGCCTGGCAGTTTACAGACTTCAAGAAATACCGTTTTGATATTCCCTTTTACAGAAGCCTGTTTTTAGGCAAAAAAATGGAGGACAAACTAGGTGCCCTCCTTAGCTTTCTTAATGAGAGAGAAATGGCTGCCTCCCGCATGAAAGATTATATTTTTTAG
- a CDS encoding metallophosphoesterase has translation MQKNFLIIAGIFLFLEVYIYQAIRTLTDNFWIRTGYWVISLIIYGIFAYEVTHFSRSDKSTARAQIMISLFLIFILPKIFVVLFLLIDDIVRTGGYLIGFAKPTENFFPERRKFLSLVGLGMSGVLSALFIDGITFGKYRHKVRRVKVKLSNLPKSFKGYKIIQISDVHSGSFADPSKLQHAVDLINEQKPDLVLFTGDMVNNVADEFKPFIPLFSQIKAKDGKFAVLGNHDYGDYVNWGSPDAKKKNLDTLIDYERQAGFDMLRNENRVIERNGEKLYILGVENWGLKPFPQFGKIDEALKNVPESATKILMSHDPTHFDYVVKKHPGNIHLTLSGHTHGMQFGLDLKNIKWSPVQYRYPKWADLYESEGKFLYVNRGFGVLGYPGRVGVLPEITLFELS, from the coding sequence ATGCAAAAGAATTTTTTAATCATCGCCGGAATCTTCCTGTTTTTGGAAGTTTACATTTATCAGGCCATCAGAACGCTTACAGATAATTTCTGGATAAGGACCGGATATTGGGTAATATCCTTGATTATTTATGGGATTTTCGCTTATGAAGTCACCCATTTTTCAAGATCAGACAAAAGTACGGCAAGAGCCCAAATTATGATTTCGTTATTTCTAATATTTATTCTTCCCAAAATTTTTGTGGTTTTATTTTTATTGATTGATGATATTGTCAGAACCGGAGGTTATCTGATTGGCTTTGCAAAACCTACAGAAAATTTCTTCCCGGAAAGGAGAAAGTTCCTGAGTCTGGTAGGCCTCGGAATGAGCGGAGTTCTTTCAGCTCTTTTCATCGATGGAATCACATTCGGGAAATACCGTCACAAGGTGCGAAGAGTGAAAGTGAAGCTTTCCAATCTTCCGAAAAGTTTTAAGGGATATAAAATTATTCAGATTTCAGATGTTCACAGCGGAAGTTTTGCCGACCCAAGCAAACTACAACATGCCGTTGACCTGATTAATGAACAGAAACCCGATCTTGTCTTATTTACAGGAGATATGGTGAATAATGTTGCCGATGAATTCAAGCCTTTCATTCCGTTGTTTTCACAGATTAAAGCTAAAGACGGCAAGTTTGCAGTGCTAGGAAACCATGATTACGGAGATTACGTAAACTGGGGTTCCCCTGATGCTAAAAAGAAAAACCTTGACACCTTAATTGATTATGAAAGACAGGCCGGTTTTGATATGCTGAGAAATGAAAACAGGGTTATCGAAAGGAACGGAGAGAAACTCTATATTCTTGGCGTTGAAAACTGGGGGCTGAAACCATTCCCTCAGTTTGGAAAAATTGACGAAGCTTTGAAAAACGTACCAGAATCCGCTACAAAAATCCTGATGAGCCATGACCCTACACACTTTGACTATGTGGTAAAAAAGCACCCGGGAAACATCCACCTGACACTTTCAGGACATACCCACGGTATGCAGTTTGGTTTAGATCTTAAAAACATCAAGTGGTCACCCGTTCAGTATCGTTATCCAAAATGGGCCGATTTATATGAAAGTGAGGGTAAATTCCTGTATGTAAACAGAGGTTTTGGGGTACTTGGATATCCGGGAAGAGTTGGGGTATTGCCGGAAATTACTCTTTTTGAATTGAGTTAG